The following are from one region of the Polaribacter marinaquae genome:
- a CDS encoding NAD(P)H-dependent oxidoreductase, with protein sequence MKNIFIINGSHPFAHSGGRFNETLFKTTISHFDTLEGFDVKFTQVGENYDVKNEVEKFKWADIVIYHTPIWWFQIPFGFKQYIDEVFTEGHQNGIYASDGRSRKNPNINYGTGGLMHGKQYILTTSWNAPKTAFTLENEFFNQKNVDEGPMFGFHKMNAFTGMKLLATHHFHDMEKNADVPLELENYSVFLRGLIAKL encoded by the coding sequence ATGAAAAATATATTTATTATAAATGGAAGTCATCCATTTGCACATTCTGGAGGAAGATTTAATGAAACACTTTTTAAAACTACAATTTCACATTTTGATACACTAGAAGGGTTTGATGTTAAATTTACTCAAGTTGGTGAAAATTATGATGTTAAAAATGAAGTTGAAAAATTTAAGTGGGCAGATATAGTGATATATCATACACCAATTTGGTGGTTTCAAATTCCGTTTGGTTTTAAACAATATATTGATGAAGTTTTTACGGAAGGACATCAAAATGGAATTTATGCAAGTGATGGTAGAAGTAGAAAAAATCCTAATATAAACTACGGTACAGGTGGTTTAATGCATGGTAAACAATACATCCTTACAACTAGTTGGAATGCTCCTAAAACTGCATTTACACTTGAAAACGAATTTTTTAATCAGAAGAATGTAGATGAAGGCCCAATGTTTGGCTTTCATAAAATGAATGCTTTTACAGGTATGAAGTTGTTAGCTACTCATCACTTTCATGATATGGAAAAAAATGCTGATGTTCCTTTAGAATTAGAGAATTACAGTGTTTTTCTTAGAGGTTTAATAGCAAAACTTTAA